One part of the Carassius gibelio isolate Cgi1373 ecotype wild population from Czech Republic chromosome B6, carGib1.2-hapl.c, whole genome shotgun sequence genome encodes these proteins:
- the stradb gene encoding STE20-related kinase adapter protein beta yields the protein MSFLDCTCISSHSQVQSISIEEQYEDISHQCSSSDVSPCSVLTDEDDITDLSTDPAHYQLLSQLGRGFNNLSQVSMARHTPSGRLVAVKNTNLDECTEDELLQLMNEVLLSRRFRHPNLLTSRLVFISCCQLWVLSPLMSYGSADSLLRSCFPDGMSESLIAYLLYGVLRALEYLHHMGYVHRGVKASHVLLSAEGRVCLSGLQSVYSLMKDGKRMRAVFDMPQHSPSLLPWLSPELLRQDLHGYGVKSDIYSLGIVACELVSGRVPFQDMPPTLMLLQKLRGSHCCLLDVPPYPLGDMGALKVSRSGVDSGIGESVATGSLTRTATAERPQSPAPKNHSATLHNLVQLCLQQEPERRPSATALLTHPFFRQVKKHTRDSFLSLMYPAVPVSCPPDTPPSETPTKTSNTPSPTDPEPEDGMWDFS from the exons AGCAGTGATGTCTCTCCATGTTCTGTGTTGACGGATGAAGATGACATCACAGATCTTTCCACTGACCCCGCCCACTATCAGCTGCTCTCACAACTGG gccggGGCTTTAATAACCTCAGTCAGGTGAGCATGGCTCGACACACACCGTCTGGTCGGCTGGTGGCGGTGAAAAACACGAACCTGGATGAGTGCACAGAAGATGAGCTGCTGCAGCTGATG AATGAGGTTCTGCTGTCCAGACGGTTCCGTCACCCGAACCTGCTGACGTCCAGACTGGTGTTCATCTCCTGCTGTCAGCTCTGGGTGCTGTCTCCTCTCATGAGCTACG GTTCTGCAGACTCTCTGCTCAGGTCGTGTTTTCCGGACGGAATGAGCGAGTCTCTGATAGCGTACCTGCTGTACGGGGTGCTCCGAGCGCTGGAGTACCTGCATCACATGGGTTACGTGCACAG GGGTGTGAAGGCCAGTCATGTGCTGCTGTCAGCTGAAGGCCGTGTGTGTTTGTCGGGACTGCAGAGTGTGTACAGTCTGATGAAGGATGGCAAGAGGATGAGAGCCGTGTTTGACATGCCTCAACACAGTCCGTCTCTGCTGCCCTGGCTGAGTCCTGAGCTCCTGCGACAG GATCTTCATGGCTATGGAGTGAAGTCAGACATCTACAGTCTGGGAATCGTGGCGTGTGAGCTGGTCAGTGGCAGAGTGCCATTCCAGGACATGCCGCCCACTCTG ATGCTGCTTCAGAAGCTGCGAGGTTCTCACTGCTGTCTCCTCGACGTCCCTCCTTACCCTCTCGGAGACATGGGTGCGCTCAAGGTGTCCCGCTCAGGTGTGGATTCGGGGATCGGCGAGAGTGTTGCGACCGGAAGTCTGACCCGTACTGCCACAGCAGAGAGACCTCAAAGCCCAGCCCCCAAAAACCACTCGGCCACACTGCACAACCTGGTCCAACTGTGCCTGCAGCAGGAGCCTGAGCGCAG GCCGTCTGCGACAGCTCTCCTCACTCATCCCTTCTTCAGACAG GTGAAGAAACACACAAGGGACTCCTTCCTCAGTTTGATGTATCCGGCCGTGCCAGTGTCCTGTCCTCCAGACACGCCTCCGTCCGAAACACCTACCAAGACCAGCAATACCCCGTCACCCACCGACCCTGAGCCCGAGGACGGCATGTGGGACTTTTCCTAA